In one window of Micromonospora cathayae DNA:
- a CDS encoding DUF3311 domain-containing protein, with translation MAAPEPEPPTPPPPGATPPDPPSPGTTPPGAPRSRAKDHSPWNWLLFVPIVVPLIPVLFNSDQPRIFGFPRFYWLQLAYILLGVATTTLVYRMTRKRGGSR, from the coding sequence ATGGCCGCACCCGAACCGGAGCCACCCACCCCGCCACCACCCGGCGCGACCCCGCCCGACCCGCCGTCACCAGGCACGACACCGCCCGGTGCGCCGCGTTCCCGGGCCAAGGACCACAGCCCGTGGAACTGGCTGCTCTTCGTGCCGATCGTGGTGCCGCTGATCCCGGTGCTGTTCAACAGCGACCAGCCCCGGATCTTCGGCTTCCCGCGCTTCTACTGGCTCCAGTTGGCGTACATCCTGCTCGGCGTCGCCACCACCACGCTGGTGTACCGGATGACCAGGAAACGGGGTGGCAGCCGGTGA